A window from Luteibacter flocculans encodes these proteins:
- the mraY gene encoding phospho-N-acetylmuramoyl-pentapeptide-transferase: MLLELAEWMARHFTSLHLFQYITFRAIMAALTALSVSLLLGPMLIRKLAALKAGQVVRSDGPQTHLSKAGTPTMGGLLILFAVGIATLLWADLGSRYVWVVLLVTLLFGVIGFYDDYRKLVLKDSRGLASRWKYFWQSVFGLGAAVFLYQTHQLPAEIALYVPLFKQVAIPLGVFFVVVGYFIIVGFSNAVNLTDGLDGLAIMPSVLVSGALGIFAYLAGNKVFSEYLGIPSIPGAGELAIFCSALAGAGLGFLWFNTYPAQVFMGDVGALAIGAALGCVALIVRQEIVLLVMGGVFVLETASVMLQVGSFKLRGKRIFRMAPIHHHFELKGWPEPRVIVRFWIISVVLVLIGLATLKVR, from the coding sequence ATGCTGCTTGAACTTGCGGAATGGATGGCTCGGCACTTCACGTCGCTGCACCTGTTCCAGTACATCACCTTCCGCGCGATCATGGCGGCGCTCACAGCGTTGTCCGTCTCGCTGCTGCTCGGCCCCATGCTGATCCGCAAGTTGGCCGCGCTGAAGGCTGGGCAGGTCGTGCGTAGTGACGGTCCGCAGACGCACCTGTCCAAGGCCGGCACGCCGACCATGGGCGGATTGCTGATTCTCTTTGCGGTCGGCATCGCCACGCTGCTGTGGGCCGACCTCGGTAGCCGCTACGTGTGGGTCGTATTGCTGGTGACCCTGCTGTTCGGCGTCATCGGTTTCTACGACGACTACCGCAAGCTGGTGCTCAAGGACAGCCGCGGTCTTGCCAGCCGCTGGAAGTATTTCTGGCAGTCGGTGTTCGGTCTCGGCGCCGCGGTGTTCCTCTACCAGACCCACCAGTTGCCGGCAGAGATCGCGCTGTACGTGCCGCTGTTCAAGCAAGTGGCCATTCCGTTGGGCGTGTTCTTCGTCGTGGTGGGCTACTTCATCATCGTGGGCTTCTCCAACGCGGTGAACCTCACCGACGGTCTGGATGGCCTCGCGATCATGCCGAGCGTGCTGGTCTCCGGCGCGTTGGGCATCTTTGCCTACCTCGCCGGCAACAAGGTGTTCTCCGAATACCTCGGCATCCCGTCGATTCCCGGCGCGGGCGAACTGGCGATCTTCTGCAGCGCCCTCGCGGGCGCGGGTCTCGGCTTCCTCTGGTTCAACACCTATCCCGCGCAGGTCTTCATGGGCGACGTCGGTGCGCTCGCGATCGGTGCGGCGCTCGGCTGCGTGGCGCTGATCGTGCGCCAGGAAATCGTGCTGCTGGTGATGGGCGGCGTGTTCGTGCTGGAAACCGCGTCGGTGATGCTCCAGGTGGGCAGCTTCAAACTGCGCGGCAAGCGAATCTTCCGCATGGCGCCCATCCACCATCACTTTGAATTGAAGGGTTGGCCCGAGCCGCGGGTGATCGTGCGTTTCTGGATCATCAGTGTCGTGCTGGTGCTTATCGGTCTTGCTACGTTGAAGGTGCGTTGA
- the murG gene encoding undecaprenyldiphospho-muramoylpentapeptide beta-N-acetylglucosaminyltransferase: MSAPVLIMAGGTGGHIFPGLAVADELRSRGVPVSWLGAEGGMETRVVPAHGLELHTVAVGGLRGKGVKTRLLAPLMLARALFESLTLLRRLRPRCVLSMGGYVAGPAGVAARLAGIPLVVHEQNAIAGFTNRKLATFARKVLTGFPNVLPKGEWVGNPVRARIAQLPPPAQRFADRNGRPRLLVLGGSLGARTLNLAVPRALGRLAAAGATMPEVVHQTGERGLQDALDAYTAAGVAANVVPFIEDMAGAYAWTDVVVCRAGALTVAELCAAGLEALLVPFPHAVDDHQTANARAMVDAGGARLVADATLATPDSPDLLAKMLDDLLGDRARILSAANASRTLAKPDAAATIARHCMEVSA; the protein is encoded by the coding sequence ATGAGCGCGCCCGTGCTTATCATGGCTGGCGGGACCGGCGGCCACATCTTCCCTGGCCTCGCCGTGGCCGACGAACTGCGCTCGCGCGGTGTGCCGGTAAGCTGGCTTGGCGCAGAGGGGGGCATGGAAACCCGCGTCGTGCCGGCCCATGGTCTCGAGTTGCATACCGTGGCCGTCGGCGGCCTGCGCGGCAAGGGCGTGAAGACCCGGTTGCTCGCGCCGCTGATGCTGGCTCGCGCACTGTTCGAATCGCTGACGCTGCTGCGTCGCCTGCGTCCCCGTTGCGTGCTCTCCATGGGCGGTTACGTGGCCGGACCGGCCGGCGTGGCCGCACGCCTGGCGGGCATCCCGCTCGTGGTGCACGAGCAGAACGCCATTGCCGGTTTCACCAATCGCAAGCTCGCCACGTTCGCCCGCAAGGTGCTCACCGGTTTCCCGAACGTGCTGCCGAAGGGCGAGTGGGTCGGCAATCCGGTACGTGCGCGCATTGCCCAGTTGCCGCCACCGGCGCAGCGTTTCGCAGATCGCAACGGCCGGCCGCGCTTGCTCGTGCTCGGTGGCAGCCTCGGTGCGCGGACGCTCAATCTTGCGGTGCCGCGCGCGCTCGGACGTCTGGCCGCCGCAGGCGCCACGATGCCCGAGGTTGTCCACCAGACCGGCGAACGCGGTCTGCAGGATGCTCTGGACGCGTATACCGCGGCGGGCGTTGCAGCAAACGTGGTGCCTTTCATCGAAGACATGGCCGGTGCCTACGCCTGGACCGATGTCGTCGTCTGCCGTGCCGGTGCGCTGACCGTCGCCGAGCTGTGCGCGGCCGGCCTCGAAGCGCTGCTCGTGCCATTCCCGCATGCGGTGGACGATCACCAGACCGCCAACGCTCGCGCCATGGTGGATGCGGGCGGCGCCCGGCTCGTTGCCGATGCCACGCTGGCTACTCCCGACTCGCCGGATCTGCTCGCGAAGATGCTCGACGACCTGTTGGGCGACCGCGCGCGGATTCTTTCCGCCGCCAACGCGTCCCGCACGCTGGCCAAGCCCGACGCCGCAGCAACGATTGCCCGTCACTGCATGGAGGTTTCCGCATGA
- a CDS encoding cell division protein FtsQ/DivIB gives MKGAAATRIVAWGIAITLVVLPVVGVMQGWFAAGRWPVTQLKVEAEFAHVSAEQIRSAVLPSLGKGFFATDLEDVRHAIGSLPWVESVEVRKRWPDTLLVRIYERQPFARWNENRLISRQGLVFDAPGADQMGDLPRLSGPDSRLAEVVSFYAQARKAFEGRAQLSIVGVSLSERGSWSVTTDSGAQIVIGDRDQADRRLARFLDVYPQLVAGRHGGFAYADLRYTNGFAIRWPDTATTATPKVGS, from the coding sequence ATGAAGGGAGCCGCCGCCACGCGGATCGTTGCCTGGGGCATCGCCATTACCTTGGTGGTGTTGCCCGTGGTCGGCGTGATGCAGGGCTGGTTCGCCGCGGGCCGTTGGCCGGTGACGCAGCTGAAGGTCGAAGCGGAGTTCGCGCACGTCAGCGCCGAACAGATCCGCAGCGCCGTGCTGCCGAGCCTGGGTAAGGGTTTCTTTGCCACCGACCTGGAAGACGTGCGCCATGCGATCGGTTCGCTGCCGTGGGTGGAGTCGGTGGAAGTGCGCAAGCGCTGGCCCGACACGCTGCTGGTGCGCATCTACGAACGGCAGCCCTTTGCGCGTTGGAACGAGAATCGCCTCATCAGCCGCCAGGGCCTCGTGTTCGACGCGCCCGGTGCCGACCAGATGGGCGATCTGCCGCGGTTGAGCGGGCCCGACTCGCGATTGGCCGAGGTGGTGAGCTTCTATGCGCAGGCCCGCAAGGCCTTCGAGGGCAGGGCACAGTTGTCGATCGTCGGCGTGTCGCTGAGCGAGCGCGGCAGTTGGAGCGTCACCACCGACAGCGGCGCGCAGATCGTCATCGGCGATCGCGACCAGGCCGATCGCCGGCTGGCCCGGTTCCTCGACGTATACCCGCAACTCGTTGCCGGTCGGCACGGCGGCTTCGCCTATGCCGATCTTCGCTACACCAACGGATTCGCCATCCGGTGGCCGGATACCGCAACCACGGCCACACCCAAGGTCGGAAGCTGA
- a CDS encoding UDP-N-acetylmuramoyl-L-alanyl-D-glutamate--2,6-diaminopimelate ligase, with the protein MRLADLLDGFADASGAGELDVSGLAIDSREIEPGNAFVALRGTKDHGIAFAAKAVERGAVVVLAEPPYDAPELGVPVVAVEKLREKTGAIAARFFGEPSAALKVIGVTGTNGKTSTVQLLAQALAFLGRKPATVGTLGAGLHGAIAEGERTTPDAIRIQALLGSFREAGATHVAMEVSSHALEQGRVNAIAFDVAVFTNLTRDHLDYHGTMEAYGAAKAKLFAFDGLRAAVINIDDPFGAKLAKGLPEGIAKLRTSMATDSTDKDAEIRADIIVTSAKGLSFNLVTPWGARTVRSALLGRFNVANLLAVAAVLGALDEPFERIHAALEALQPVNGRMSRLGGDGRKPLVVVDYSHTPDSLKQALLALRSHTKGRLLCVFGAGGDRDQGKRPIMAGIAERLADVVIVTDDNPRTEDGDAIVAQIVAGFAHPDTVIVERDRAQAIALALADAKADDVVLIAGKGHETYQEGPEGKRPFDDLAVAREAMESSKKGVRA; encoded by the coding sequence ATGCGCCTCGCCGACCTGCTCGACGGCTTCGCCGACGCCTCCGGTGCCGGCGAACTCGACGTTTCGGGGCTTGCGATCGATTCGCGCGAGATCGAACCGGGCAACGCGTTCGTCGCGCTTCGCGGTACCAAGGACCACGGCATCGCATTTGCCGCGAAGGCGGTGGAGCGAGGCGCCGTCGTGGTGCTGGCCGAGCCGCCCTACGACGCGCCTGAACTCGGTGTGCCGGTCGTGGCGGTCGAGAAGCTGCGTGAGAAGACGGGCGCCATCGCCGCTCGCTTCTTCGGCGAGCCGTCCGCTGCCCTGAAGGTGATCGGCGTTACCGGCACGAACGGCAAGACGTCCACGGTGCAGTTGCTGGCGCAGGCGTTGGCCTTCCTCGGCCGCAAGCCGGCCACCGTGGGTACGCTCGGTGCAGGCTTGCACGGCGCCATCGCCGAAGGCGAGCGCACCACGCCGGATGCGATCCGCATCCAGGCGTTGCTTGGCAGCTTCCGCGAGGCAGGTGCCACGCACGTAGCGATGGAAGTGTCGTCGCACGCCCTGGAGCAGGGGCGCGTCAACGCTATCGCGTTCGACGTCGCCGTGTTCACCAATCTCACGCGCGATCACCTCGACTACCACGGCACGATGGAAGCGTACGGTGCGGCGAAGGCCAAGCTGTTCGCCTTCGACGGGCTGCGCGCCGCGGTGATCAACATTGACGATCCGTTCGGCGCGAAGCTGGCCAAGGGTCTGCCCGAAGGTATCGCGAAGCTGCGCACCTCGATGGCGACCGACAGCACGGATAAGGATGCCGAGATCCGCGCGGACATCATCGTGACGTCCGCCAAGGGCTTGTCGTTCAACCTGGTGACCCCGTGGGGCGCGCGTACCGTGCGCAGCGCGCTGCTGGGTCGCTTCAACGTTGCCAACCTGCTGGCGGTGGCGGCGGTACTCGGTGCGCTGGATGAGCCGTTCGAGCGCATCCACGCCGCGCTGGAAGCCTTGCAGCCAGTGAACGGTCGCATGAGCCGCCTCGGCGGTGATGGCCGCAAGCCGCTCGTGGTGGTCGATTACTCGCACACGCCGGATTCCTTGAAGCAGGCGCTGCTCGCGCTGCGCTCGCATACGAAGGGCCGGCTGCTCTGCGTCTTCGGTGCGGGTGGCGATCGCGATCAGGGCAAGCGCCCGATCATGGCCGGTATTGCCGAACGCCTTGCCGACGTCGTCATCGTCACCGACGACAACCCGCGGACGGAAGACGGCGATGCGATCGTCGCCCAGATCGTTGCGGGTTTTGCTCATCCCGACACCGTGATCGTCGAGCGCGACCGCGCACAGGCGATCGCACTCGCGCTTGCCGATGCGAAGGCCGACGACGTCGTGCTGATTGCCGGCAAGGGCCATGAAACCTATCAGGAAGGTCCGGAGGGCAAGCGTCCCTTCGACGACCTCGCCGTCGCCCGCGAGGCGATGGAATCCAGCAAGAAAGGAGTCCGCGCATGA
- a CDS encoding D-alanine--D-alanine ligase: protein MNTNRFPRTVTDAAEFGRVAVVMGGQSAEREVSLNSGRGVLDALRASGVDAHAIDGIPALLDAVRAGHFARVFNILHGAGGENGELQGALQSLGIPYTGSGVLGSALSLDKVRAKQVWIALGLPTPKFKALPRGADVHAAAREIGFPLIVKPAWEGSSVGVTRVFDEKDLDEAVALARRYPGDLLMETLIEGDASEGGEYTVGILGREVLPTIKIVPNAAYYDYNAKYVAEDTQYLIPGLSGTAEDDMRALALRAFDALDCAGWGRVDVMRDRHGKNWLLEVNTAPGMTSHSLVPKAAAAAGLNYQDLCWRILETSMRREGAKA, encoded by the coding sequence ATGAACACCAACCGCTTCCCCCGCACCGTGACCGACGCCGCCGAATTCGGCCGCGTCGCCGTGGTGATGGGCGGGCAATCCGCCGAGCGCGAGGTCTCGCTGAACTCCGGTCGCGGCGTGTTGGATGCCTTGCGCGCGAGCGGCGTGGACGCGCACGCGATCGACGGCATTCCGGCACTGCTTGATGCGGTGCGCGCAGGACACTTCGCACGGGTGTTCAACATCCTGCATGGCGCAGGCGGCGAGAACGGCGAGCTGCAAGGCGCGCTGCAGTCGCTGGGCATTCCCTATACCGGCTCCGGCGTGCTGGGCTCGGCGCTCTCGCTCGACAAGGTGCGCGCGAAGCAGGTGTGGATCGCGCTCGGCCTGCCGACGCCAAAGTTCAAGGCGCTGCCACGCGGTGCCGATGTGCACGCGGCCGCACGCGAGATCGGCTTCCCGTTGATCGTGAAGCCCGCATGGGAAGGCTCCAGCGTCGGCGTGACGCGCGTGTTCGACGAAAAGGACCTGGACGAAGCGGTTGCGCTGGCACGGCGATATCCGGGCGACCTGCTGATGGAAACGCTCATCGAAGGCGACGCCAGCGAAGGTGGCGAATACACCGTCGGCATTCTCGGTCGCGAGGTGCTGCCCACGATCAAGATCGTGCCGAACGCAGCCTATTACGACTACAACGCCAAGTACGTGGCCGAAGACACGCAGTACCTCATTCCCGGTCTTTCGGGAACGGCGGAGGATGACATGCGCGCGTTGGCGCTGCGCGCCTTCGATGCGCTCGATTGCGCAGGCTGGGGCCGCGTGGACGTGATGCGTGACCGCCACGGCAAGAACTGGCTGCTCGAAGTGAACACGGCGCCCGGCATGACATCGCACTCGCTCGTGCCGAAGGCCGCCGCCGCCGCGGGTCTTAACTATCAGGATCTGTGCTGGCGCATCCTCGAAACCTCGATGCGGCGGGAGGGCGCGAAGGCATGA
- a CDS encoding UDP-N-acetylmuramoyl-tripeptide--D-alanyl-D-alanine ligase has product MMRLSAVALWTRGRLQGADAEVNGFSIDTRTLKPGDLYVALPGERVDGHDFVAAAAERGAVAALVTHPVDASIPQVIVDDTQAALGDLASAVRAQRNVRVVGITGSNGKTTVKTLTASILSRHGRTHVNAGNYNNEIGMPLTLLAMPEDTEYAVLEMGAGKPGDIDYLAAIARPDIGLITSIAPAHLERMGTIEGVAETKGALYRALPADGVAIINADDERFSGFFANLAGSHTMLRYGLEHRADIGADIIEERIDGTHFILSTPHGDGDVRLPLPGRHNVANALAAAAIATALGVPVERIVEGLEQAPHVSGRLNLEPMRGGWTLIDDSYNANPGSAAAAIDTLALARGERWLILGDMAELGPEAIKLHASIGRLAHERGIERLLATGPKSAAAVEAFGPGAQHFATQEELIEAACTQIHEGVTCLVKGSRSSGMERVANAMKKYAEGASHAA; this is encoded by the coding sequence ATGATGCGCCTGTCCGCCGTCGCCCTCTGGACCCGTGGCCGCCTGCAAGGCGCCGATGCCGAGGTGAACGGTTTTTCCATCGATACCCGCACGTTGAAGCCGGGCGACCTCTACGTGGCGTTGCCGGGCGAGCGTGTCGACGGGCATGACTTCGTCGCCGCCGCCGCCGAACGCGGCGCCGTCGCGGCATTGGTCACGCATCCGGTCGACGCGTCGATCCCGCAGGTGATCGTCGACGATACGCAGGCGGCGCTCGGCGACCTCGCGAGCGCCGTCCGTGCGCAGCGCAATGTGCGCGTTGTCGGCATCACCGGTTCGAACGGCAAGACCACGGTCAAGACGCTTACCGCGTCGATCCTGTCGCGCCACGGCCGCACGCACGTCAATGCCGGTAATTACAACAACGAGATCGGCATGCCGCTCACGCTGCTGGCCATGCCCGAGGACACGGAATACGCCGTACTCGAAATGGGCGCGGGCAAGCCGGGCGACATCGACTACCTCGCCGCCATCGCACGGCCCGATATCGGCCTGATCACCTCCATCGCGCCCGCGCATCTTGAGCGCATGGGCACGATCGAAGGCGTCGCTGAAACCAAGGGCGCGCTTTACCGTGCGCTGCCGGCGGACGGTGTAGCGATCATCAATGCGGACGACGAACGTTTTTCCGGGTTCTTCGCGAACCTCGCGGGCTCGCACACGATGCTGCGCTACGGCCTTGAGCATCGCGCGGACATCGGCGCGGACATCATCGAAGAGCGCATCGACGGCACGCATTTCATTCTTTCCACGCCGCATGGCGACGGTGACGTCCGTCTGCCGCTGCCGGGCCGCCACAACGTCGCAAACGCGCTTGCTGCCGCGGCCATCGCCACGGCGCTCGGCGTGCCGGTGGAACGGATCGTGGAAGGTCTCGAGCAGGCGCCGCACGTGTCCGGTCGGCTGAACCTCGAGCCGATGCGCGGTGGATGGACGCTGATCGACGACAGCTACAACGCCAACCCAGGCTCGGCCGCTGCGGCGATCGACACGCTGGCGCTGGCGCGCGGCGAGCGCTGGCTGATCCTCGGCGACATGGCAGAACTCGGCCCGGAGGCCATCAAGTTGCACGCGAGCATCGGTCGCCTGGCGCATGAGCGCGGTATCGAGCGTCTACTCGCCACGGGACCCAAGAGCGCCGCGGCGGTGGAGGCCTTCGGCCCGGGCGCGCAGCACTTCGCGACCCAGGAAGAACTCATCGAAGCCGCCTGCACGCAGATCCACGAAGGGGTGACCTGCCTGGTGAAGGGCTCGCGCTCGTCGGGCATGGAACGCGTAGCGAACGCCATGAAGAAGTACGCAGAAGGAGCCTCCCATGCTGCTTGA
- the ftsW gene encoding putative lipid II flippase FtsW: MFGLGNKQAKRRQGPRGSFDLPLLVAALALAALGIVMVASSSIAVADGSHQGAFYYLKRHLVFIAIGACLAGAAMRTELKTLEKHSFLLLLLGIIMLLMVFLPVFGMRINGARRWVNLLVIGFQPVEAVKLILVAYLASYLVRHREGVEYELFGVVKPVGVAGFIVLLLLAQPDFGSAALVVATTVGMVWLAGARMRNLLVLGTPLVPALIYAATAEDYRIKRLTSFLDPWKDPFNDGFQLTQALIAVGRGEWTGVGLGSSVQKLSYLPEAHTDFILAVLAEELGLAGIALVIFLYVVLVGRGLYLGLKGVELGHRFSGYVAYGISLMIGFQAMVSIGVNLGVLPTKGLTLPLISSGGSSVLMTCAMVGVLLRATFEINRAEDARQTAVRLPANAVPDSAAPLGGMA; this comes from the coding sequence ATGTTCGGTCTCGGCAACAAGCAGGCGAAACGCCGTCAGGGCCCGCGGGGGAGCTTCGATCTCCCGCTGCTCGTGGCTGCGCTCGCGTTGGCGGCCCTGGGCATCGTGATGGTCGCATCCAGCTCGATCGCCGTGGCCGACGGTTCGCACCAGGGCGCCTTCTACTATCTCAAGCGCCACCTCGTGTTCATCGCGATCGGCGCGTGTCTCGCGGGCGCCGCGATGCGTACCGAGTTGAAGACCCTCGAGAAGCACAGCTTCCTGCTGTTGCTGCTCGGCATCATCATGTTGCTGATGGTGTTCCTGCCCGTGTTCGGCATGCGCATCAATGGCGCGCGGCGTTGGGTGAACCTGCTGGTGATCGGGTTCCAGCCGGTGGAGGCCGTGAAGCTCATTCTCGTGGCGTACCTGGCGAGCTACCTCGTGCGTCATCGCGAGGGCGTGGAGTACGAACTGTTCGGCGTCGTGAAGCCCGTGGGTGTCGCGGGCTTCATCGTGCTGTTGCTGCTTGCGCAGCCCGACTTCGGTTCGGCAGCGCTGGTGGTGGCGACCACGGTCGGCATGGTCTGGCTTGCGGGCGCGCGCATGCGCAACCTGCTGGTGCTCGGTACACCGCTGGTGCCTGCGCTGATCTACGCCGCGACCGCAGAGGATTACCGCATCAAGCGCCTGACCTCGTTCCTCGATCCGTGGAAGGACCCGTTCAACGACGGCTTCCAGTTGACCCAGGCGCTGATCGCCGTGGGTCGCGGCGAGTGGACGGGCGTGGGCCTGGGTTCCAGCGTGCAGAAGCTGTCCTACCTGCCCGAAGCGCACACCGACTTCATCCTCGCGGTACTCGCGGAGGAACTTGGCCTGGCCGGTATCGCGCTGGTCATCTTCCTTTATGTCGTGCTGGTCGGACGCGGCCTTTATCTGGGGTTGAAGGGCGTCGAACTCGGACACCGCTTCTCCGGATACGTGGCCTACGGCATCTCGCTGATGATCGGCTTCCAGGCCATGGTGTCGATCGGCGTCAATCTCGGCGTCCTGCCGACCAAGGGCCTCACGCTGCCGCTCATCAGTTCGGGCGGTTCGTCGGTGCTGATGACCTGCGCCATGGTCGGCGTGCTGCTGCGCGCCACCTTCGAGATCAACCGCGCGGAAGACGCGCGGCAGACAGCGGTGCGCCTGCCGGCCAACGCCGTGCCGGATTCGGCCGCTCCGCTCGGAGGCATGGCATGA
- the murC gene encoding UDP-N-acetylmuramate--L-alanine ligase — translation MTPGRLRAHEDFMTSFRRVHFIGVGGVGMSGIAEVLSNLGYSVSGSDRAPSPTTERLATLGVDVHIGHVAANVDGADVIVTSSAIRQDNPELVAARAARIPVVPRAEMLGELMRFRRGIAIAGTHGKTTTTSLVASVLAEADYDPTFVIGGQLNAAGANARLGTGQYLVAEADESDGSFLMLSPVIAVVTNIDADHLENYNGDFAQVKKAFADFLHRLPFYGLAVLCIDDEETAKLAQDTSRRMLTYGIDKAGADVTASNVRQVGFEMHFDLHLPGMAGTLPVTLNLPGRHNVQNALAAAAVGWQLGVDAEAIAHALARFEGVGRRFHRRGEIALDQGAALLVDDYGHHPRELAAVFAAARGGWPERRLVVAFQPHRYSRTRDLLDDFANVLADVDVLVLTEVYPAGEAPIPGADGKALARAIRARGKTDPVLVEHPRDLRDTLSALARDGDLILLLGAGDIGAAAVDLASAGHLRTVK, via the coding sequence ATGACGCCCGGTCGTTTGCGCGCCCACGAAGATTTCATGACCTCGTTCCGCCGTGTCCATTTCATCGGCGTGGGCGGCGTCGGCATGAGCGGCATCGCCGAGGTGCTCAGCAACCTCGGCTATAGCGTGTCCGGTTCCGACCGTGCGCCGTCGCCCACGACCGAGCGCCTCGCCACACTCGGCGTGGATGTACACATCGGTCACGTCGCTGCCAACGTGGACGGTGCCGACGTCATCGTGACGTCCAGCGCTATCCGCCAGGACAACCCCGAACTCGTGGCCGCTCGCGCCGCGCGCATCCCCGTGGTGCCGCGCGCAGAAATGCTCGGCGAGCTGATGCGCTTCCGCCGCGGCATCGCCATCGCCGGTACGCATGGCAAGACCACCACCACGAGCCTCGTGGCGAGTGTGCTCGCCGAGGCCGACTACGATCCGACCTTCGTCATCGGCGGTCAGTTGAACGCGGCCGGCGCGAATGCGCGCCTCGGCACAGGCCAGTACCTGGTCGCCGAAGCGGACGAATCGGACGGCTCGTTCCTCATGCTGTCCCCCGTGATCGCGGTAGTCACCAACATCGACGCCGATCACCTCGAGAACTACAACGGCGACTTCGCGCAGGTGAAGAAGGCCTTTGCGGATTTCCTCCACCGCCTGCCGTTCTACGGTCTTGCGGTGCTCTGCATCGACGACGAAGAGACGGCCAAGCTGGCCCAGGACACGTCGCGACGCATGCTCACCTACGGCATCGACAAGGCCGGCGCGGACGTTACCGCCAGCAATGTCCGCCAGGTCGGTTTCGAGATGCATTTCGACCTGCATCTGCCTGGCATGGCCGGCACGTTGCCGGTCACCCTGAACCTGCCGGGTCGTCACAACGTGCAGAACGCGCTCGCCGCCGCCGCCGTCGGTTGGCAGCTTGGCGTGGACGCCGAAGCCATTGCGCATGCGCTCGCACGCTTCGAAGGTGTAGGCCGTCGGTTCCATCGTCGCGGCGAGATCGCGCTCGATCAGGGCGCTGCGTTGCTCGTGGACGACTACGGCCACCATCCCCGCGAACTGGCTGCCGTGTTCGCCGCCGCGCGCGGCGGTTGGCCGGAGCGTCGCCTGGTCGTCGCCTTCCAGCCGCACCGCTACAGCCGCACGCGCGATCTGCTCGACGATTTCGCCAACGTGCTTGCCGACGTGGACGTGCTGGTGCTGACCGAGGTCTATCCGGCGGGCGAGGCGCCGATTCCCGGTGCCGACGGCAAGGCCCTCGCGCGCGCCATCCGTGCACGCGGCAAGACCGATCCGGTGCTGGTCGAACATCCGCGCGACCTGCGCGACACGCTGTCCGCCCTGGCGCGCGACGGCGATCTGATTCTTTTGCTCGGCGCTGGCGACATCGGCGCAGCCGCCGTCGACCTGGCGAGTGCCGGGCACCTGAGGACCGTTAAGTAA